The following are from one region of the Candidatus Limnocylindrales bacterium genome:
- the recG gene encoding ATP-dependent DNA helicase RecG encodes MQLTDSVQFIKGVGPRRGELLEKAGLRTLEDLLFHLPFRYEDRRSITTLREAGTGGEATVVGRITGVREHRRPGRRGAILRALLADESGWAELLWFHQTAYFKERIREGTAWLVHGRVEASPRGGLQIVHPEIEAITIADDEIDAAAQARAARSPAAAGSGAQLRTLASRLARILPVYQKPGEIPLGAMRRIVAQVVDELCQDAATVLPEPVRRSARLMPVAQALRYVHAPPPDADIEALHASATEAHRSLIFEELFALQVGMSLRRAERQRQPGIVLPRSDERIRGFFARLPFTPTRAQKRVIHEIAGDMAREQPMNRLVHGDVGSGKTVVAFAAALQAIAAGYQAAVMAPTELLAEQHFATMRPWAEAEGIEIRLLTGSLKAAAAREVREAIAGGHAGLIVGTHALIQETTDFARLGLAIVDEQHRFGVMQRQAIQTSAVGADGRAGARADTLLLTATPIPRTLSLTLYGDLDVSFLDELPPGRQPVTTRVIRTSARGRLYERMAAAMREGRQCYIVYPLIEESEAMDVADATSMAEQLKQTVFREFRVGLLHGRMKASEKDAVMRSFKAGDVQVLVATTVIEVGIDVPNATIMVIEHAERFGLAQLHQLRGRVGRGSQESFCCLVADVGQSTESFERLRVMESTNDGFAVAEADLKLRGPGEYLGTRQAGAPSFRAANLVRDAELLASARQAATQWLEKDPRLALPESAELRRAIEQRWAGRLDLSQVG; translated from the coding sequence GTGCAGCTGACCGACTCCGTCCAGTTCATCAAGGGCGTGGGCCCGCGTCGGGGCGAGCTGCTCGAGAAGGCCGGGCTTCGCACGCTCGAAGACCTGCTGTTCCATCTGCCGTTCCGGTACGAGGATCGCCGTTCCATCACCACGCTGCGCGAGGCCGGCACCGGCGGCGAGGCCACCGTGGTCGGCCGCATCACGGGCGTGCGCGAGCATAGGCGGCCGGGGCGGCGCGGCGCGATCCTGCGCGCGCTCCTGGCCGACGAGAGCGGCTGGGCCGAGCTCCTCTGGTTCCATCAGACGGCGTATTTCAAGGAGCGCATTCGCGAGGGCACGGCGTGGCTCGTGCACGGGCGCGTCGAGGCCTCGCCGCGCGGCGGGCTGCAGATCGTGCATCCGGAGATCGAAGCGATCACGATCGCCGACGACGAGATCGACGCGGCGGCGCAGGCTCGCGCGGCGCGCTCGCCCGCGGCGGCGGGATCCGGGGCCCAGCTGCGTACGCTGGCGTCGCGCCTGGCGCGCATCCTGCCGGTCTATCAGAAGCCCGGGGAGATCCCGCTCGGCGCGATGCGCCGCATCGTCGCGCAGGTCGTCGACGAGCTGTGCCAGGACGCAGCCACCGTGCTGCCCGAGCCGGTGCGCCGCAGCGCGCGCCTGATGCCGGTCGCGCAGGCTCTGCGTTACGTGCATGCACCGCCGCCGGATGCAGACATCGAGGCGCTGCACGCATCGGCCACCGAAGCCCACCGCTCGCTGATCTTCGAGGAGCTGTTCGCGCTGCAGGTGGGCATGAGCCTTCGGCGCGCCGAGCGCCAGCGGCAGCCCGGCATCGTGCTGCCGCGCAGCGATGAGCGCATACGCGGCTTCTTCGCGCGGCTGCCGTTCACGCCCACGCGTGCGCAAAAACGAGTGATTCACGAGATCGCCGGCGACATGGCGCGCGAGCAGCCGATGAATCGCCTGGTGCACGGCGACGTCGGCAGCGGCAAGACGGTCGTCGCCTTCGCTGCTGCGCTGCAGGCGATCGCCGCCGGCTACCAGGCGGCGGTGATGGCGCCGACCGAGCTGCTGGCCGAGCAGCACTTCGCCACGATGCGGCCGTGGGCGGAGGCCGAAGGGATCGAGATCCGCCTGCTCACCGGCAGCCTGAAAGCGGCGGCGGCGCGCGAGGTGCGCGAGGCCATCGCCGGCGGACACGCGGGCCTGATCGTCGGGACGCACGCGCTGATCCAGGAGACGACGGACTTTGCGCGCCTGGGCCTGGCCATCGTCGACGAACAGCACCGTTTCGGCGTCATGCAGCGGCAGGCGATTCAGACTTCCGCGGTCGGGGCCGACGGCCGCGCCGGCGCACGCGCGGATACGCTGCTGCTGACCGCCACGCCCATTCCGCGCACGCTGTCGCTGACGCTCTACGGTGACCTCGACGTCAGCTTCCTCGACGAGCTGCCGCCGGGCCGCCAGCCGGTGACGACGCGGGTGATCCGCACCAGCGCTCGCGGCCGTCTCTACGAGCGAATGGCGGCCGCGATGCGCGAGGGCCGCCAGTGCTACATCGTCTACCCGCTCATCGAGGAGTCGGAGGCCATGGACGTTGCCGATGCCACGTCGATGGCCGAGCAGCTCAAGCAGACGGTCTTCCGAGAGTTTCGCGTGGGGCTGCTGCACGGTCGCATGAAGGCGAGCGAGAAGGATGCCGTCATGCGCAGCTTCAAGGCGGGGGACGTGCAGGTGCTGGTTGCCACCACCGTCATCGAGGTCGGAATCGACGTTCCCAACGCCACGATCATGGTCATCGAGCACGCCGAGCGCTTCGGCCTGGCGCAGCTCCATCAGCTTCGCGGCAGGGTGGGGCGCGGCTCGCAGGAGTCCTTCTGCTGCCTGGTTGCCGACGTCGGCCAGAGCACCGAGTCCTTTGAGCGATTGCGCGTGATGGAATCGACCAACGACGGCTTCGCGGTTGCCGAAGCGGACCTGAAGCTGCGAGGGCCGGGCGAATATCTGGGCACGCGGCAGGCCGGAGCGCCGAGCTTCCGCGCCGCCAATCTGGTGCGCGACGCCGAGCTGCTCGCGAGCGCCCGTCAGGCCGCCACGCAGTGGCTCGAGAAGGACCCGCGGCTCGCGCT